The Cylindrospermum stagnale PCC 7417 genome segment TCATTCCAAGAATCACAGGAGTTTACTTGTGAAATTTCCACATGACCATAACCAGCACTTCTAGAACCCCCTAACCAGATATCTGAGGGAGATAGTAAGTTGCAGATAATCTCTTCATTGGCTTCGTCACACAAGATAACTCCTTGAAAAGTTTGTCCTGCATCTATAGCATCGTAGCGAAAGATTTCACCTTCTGATTCTGTGGAACGACCTTTGGAGCGATCGCGCAAGTTGTGAATGTTAATTCTGCGAGCAACGTGATATAGTGTAGTGTATCCGCTTTCTTCAACCCAAAAAGCTTCTCCTACTGTCTTCGGTGAATCTAGTTTAGGTCTAGCTATACTAAAGTCATAAAATATCATCCTACTATCAGATTCATTGTTAAATTCCACACCTTTTTCTTTTCGCCAAGAAAGTAATGTAGGATATGTCCTTTTTCCTTCTTGACTACTGATGTATGCATTTAAGTAACGAGTTGAATCGTCAAAAAACAAATCCCTAATTTTTGGATCAATTAAGATATCAGAATTTTGCAATCCATAACTATTCAGATACCGACTAATCAATGCACCCCGAATCATGCTTCCAGGAATGTATGAATAGGAGACATCACTGTTTGGATCACCTTGAAATGAAGTCGCTAAAATAGGTTGTTTAGTTCTTAGTAAAAAGGTAATTGCTTTCATTTTTCTATCTTCTTTCATTAGATAAAATGCTGTATAAAATTATCTATAATCTCTTGGTTAGTATAGTCAAATAATTGGCACTGCACATGGCCACGTCCGCGATTTCTACCACTTCCTACCCGCCTTAAAGCTAAAGTACCAACTGATAACAACGTTAAAGCATCATCATTGGGTTGAACGTCAAAACTTAGATGAGCAGTAAATTTGAGTTCGCGCAGTATTACACGCGATGATCGCAAACTTTTCCTATCTGGCGTTCCTGTTTTCATATCAATTGCAGTTTGGCAGCGAATAGTTGTTAAGGATTCTAAAATCTCGACTTTAGTTAGGTTGTTATCTGTTTTCATCTGATACGCTATGACTTTCCTCAAATCTTCTGGTAAACAAGCATCCCCAATGTGCATATATGAATTAGTATTGAGGATACTTCCTGGCTTACCGAATAAGTGACAAGCAACTTGTTCCCAATGTTGGCGACTATTCTCAGGTAATACAGCTATCAAGTTATCGCATTCTTCACTCAATAAACCTTTTAAAGTACGTCCTCGCAAATAAGGAAATCCATAAGCGTCATGTTCAACTTCTTGGTCAACTAAACCTGCTACCCCATCTCCACGTCCAAAGGTAGTATCACTCAATAGTTTAATTTTCAGTTTGTAGACAATCACCTGATTCTCCTTTATTTAAGGGAAAGTAAAATTCCATTGCTTCTATAGCATCAAAGTAACCACATCGTAGTAGTTCATTTTCCGAATCACTATCGCTGACCCACCCACTTGTTTGAATTTCATCAGATACTTCTTTAACTGGTGGTAAAGTATCTATCCTATAGGCTTTGAGAAACTGTCGAGTTGCTTCTTGTCCGTCGCGTAGCTTTTCTCGTAATCCAATAACTTTATTACGACGGCCTTTCCATTCTTTATCTTCATTAAAATTTTTAACTAAATTTCTGAAATTAGACCATGTGCGCCATTGATTGGTTTCATTTTGCATCATGACAGGTCGCATTGTTAAATCACCTTCTGCAACTTGATATTCTCGTTGACGAATATCACCAACAGAACCAAATAAACCACTAGAGGCAATATGCCAGTCAATAGCCGAAAATTCCTTGTCTTCTTGTTTACGTAAAAATTTCTTGGCATTACTGCATAAAGCCTCACTCATTTCATAGGCTCTAGCAAAAGGATAATGGGATTTGACAATACATACACCAGCGCAAGCAGTTAAAACTTTGAAATCAGCAACTTTCTGTTCTTGAAATGCTTCTAGATAAATTGCTGCTAACTCTAAACCTAATCTACCATCACATACAAAAGTAACGTCATCGCCGCCATACACCAGAGGACGGAAAGGCAGATAATTATCTTTGATGGAAAACTTACCCATAAGTTCTCCATTTTCAATAGAGTTGGCAAGGGTTTGGACTACTGTTTGCATTGCTGATAATCCAGCTTTTTTAACAGTTTTAGAAAGATTACGCATACAATCGATATAGCCTCGATTTGGATCTTGTGGATTGCATTTCTTCCCTTCTTCACCACAAGCTTCAAATCTTTTACCCATACTATTTCCATCGGCATGAATTACAGCATAGTAACTGCTTTCATGTTGACTTCTACCTAAATGATCCATCCGATAGGGAAATTGAAGATTTTTTTCTATTAAGATATCACCAAAATATTTCTTAAGAGCTTTATTTGCTGGTTCTCCATGTTTTGAAGAAACAGCTTTTAATTTTGCTTGAGTTTGCGAAGAAATAAGATAAATATCTTCTTCATCTGCTTGGATATAATCTGCGCTTGTATTTACAGCAACTAACTGAGTTGAGTTACAGGATGCAGTTATTCCTAATCCTAGTAATGGCACGGAAGGAACTCTGGCTCTTTTCTGTTGTTCAAGTTCATTATCCATCAGATTTTGAACTACATCATATAGTAATTCATTCCAGTCAAATTCCTTGTGTGCGGCTACAAGATTTATTCCAGGCGCATATTCTAAAATGTGTCTGCTTAGATGACGAGTAAACCGCTTTGCATCCTCCATTGATTTAAATAACAGCATGGCATTTCCACCACCTGCATAAACCAATTCTGCGATTAAGCCACTATTGGTTATAGGTTCATTTTGCCTATGTTTGGGAACTCCTAATTCTTCTAATTTATCTTTTACCCAATTACCAGTTGCCTGCTCTACGAGATAAGAAGCGCCAATATTTTCTCGTAAGCGATTACTGGTGAAAATATAGGACTGAATGCCAGTAGAATCTAGTATTGTTACAATATACTTACTCATCCACCTACCTTCTGATTATTGAGCTTAATCCAGGTTTCAATACCGCCAGCAAGATTAGCTAAGTCTTCTCTTCCAAATACGCGAATTTTTTTGTCACGTATAGAAAATTTTATTTCATCTTCAATATATCCTGGTGTGTCAGAACAACAAACTAAAGCTGTTCGTGCTTCATCACCTCCTAATTGCCTAGCACGTAAATGTGCTTCAAATAGTTTTTGCTTACACAACTTATGAGATTTACTTGTTGTGCATGATATAGCAAATAGCTGATACCCTATTATGAAAGCAACATCAAACTCAAAACGCGGCTCGTCTTCCCATGTTATTTTATTTATTCTTTTATATTCAGGGTCTTTAATATAAAAAGACATACCGCTTTGTTTGATATTAAAGTCATATTCAATTTTCTTGATTTGCTGTAATACATAACTTTCTAGCCATGTGCCATCTAACCATTCACAGACTTGTGTTAGGCTGCTAAACCCCCTTTTTTGAGTTATGTCAAGGCGAAGCTCATCGGTAGATGCATATAAATCGGTACGAAGTATGTCTCTAATTTTTGGAGGTAAATATTTAATCGTAATACCACGTGTTTGTATTTGTTTGAGGTCTTCTTCTCTTTTCCAAAACTCGCCTTTTTTTGTTAAGGAATGAAGTTCTTCTTTCAGCCATTTCTTCCATGATTCTGCTAAATTTATATTTGAATAAATTTCAACAAAATTTTCTGCTATTGTGTCTGGCAAAAATGCCTGAAAAAGAGGGGGTTTATGATCAAGCCAATAATTATTGTTATGTAGCTTGAATAGTTCTTTGAGAGAAAGTTCAAGCGGAACATCAAATTCAAGAGGTTGGTTGTTTTCTCTATCAATACATATTTTTAGGCTTCGTGGATCAAGATAGCTAAAAAAAGCATCAGGTCTTTTTTCATAAATTGCTCTATAGGCATGAACGGCCATTGCCTTTGTACCACCTGTATAGTTTAGTCCAACGCTGTCATTCTTCGGTACTTTTTTTTGAACTCGGTCGCAAATATGATAAGCATTTGATTCATATTTAACTAAATCAATAGGAACAATATTCACTTTTATGTGATTTTGATTTTTTAATCCTTCTTCAATACATTTTTTTTGCTCTTTTGTAGAATGTGTAAACACTAGCTAAACTGTGCCATCATTTTCTAGTAAAGTTCTGGCAGCTATATAATTAGGTAAAGGATTTTCACCAACCAGTAAAAAAAGATGCTTAACTTTGTAATCGTTTAGGTTACTCATGTTTTAATTTCCAGATAACTATGTTTGTTAAAATACTCAGGTTTTACTTTACACTCTTGGCTATCTACTCCCCACACAACCCCACCAACAACCGCGCCAAAGCCTGTACCACTAAGCGTTCTGCAACATTCTCCCCTCGCTGCAAACGGTGAACGCTTCCCTGAAGAGGGGACATTTCTGAATGTATCACGTCATGTGTTCCGTGATAATCACTAAAAATGATAGCTACTATTTGTAAATTCAACGACTCACATAATTCTTGCCAAGGTGCTATTTCAGTTTTATTTTTCACCAAAATCACTGCGTGAGTGGCTTCAGCCATAATCAAACGGTTTTCTGGGGAAATTTTGCCACCTACATCAAAGACAAATATTGGTGTATTAATTCCCTTGACTTCCTGCGCTTTCAGTTGCGCGAATTCAGGGGTAAATCCGGCTTTGTATTCCGCTTTTAATGTCTGCGCTAAATCTAAATCGCGGCGTGCAGTTTCCCCATACCAAGAACCATCTCCATCTGGACAACCTGAGATGATATAAGACTCTGGTGCATGGGAAATCTGCAATAACGCCTGTTTTAAACCATCCCGAAAACAAGTTTTACCTGTATTCGCAAATCCACACAGCACAACTTTGATATTTGACTGCTGCTTTGTCCGGACTACATCCAAAATATCCCCAACTTTGTACTCAGGGTTATTACTAATAGTGACTACGTACCTATCCAGTCCTTTATCGCCAATCTTGGGGTCAAAAAATGCGATCGCATCATACAACTTCGATAATTTAGCCGCTAAAACTTGACTAACTAGCACAGATGTGCGTCCGTTGATTTTAATCAGTGTACCACCTGGTAATTCCCCGGAAGCAATCATCTCATTTAGCCTTGTGTCTGCATCACGGACAATTTGATCACCTGTGGCTAGGGTAGCGCCAAATCCTACTTTTAAGATGTCACCCTCTAAATTTATCTGGTAAGTACTCATAAATTAAGGCGCTGGATAAAAACCAATGAGGGCAACAACCTTGCAGCTTTATTGCTTAACCGTCTTTTATTTTTTCGTCAGATGAAAATCTAAAAGTCTCTGAAATCAAGACTTTTATTTTTCTTTGAAAAAAGTAAATTAATTTTGGCGAGACAGGCAAAAGTTTTGTTTATTTTCTCTCTCCAGAGTAATAAAAGAGGTGATGAATTTAATCAAGCAAGTCCCCTAATTTATACGCTGGATTATGAGTAATAGAAACCACATATTTACCTAATTTTGGGTCAAAAAAGGCGATCGCACCATATATATGAGCAAGCTTATGGGCCAAGACAAATGCTACGGGGATAGAAACAGGCCCATTAATCTTCAATAGCTGGCCACCAGCCAGTTCTCCCGACTGGGCCATTTCT includes the following:
- a CDS encoding CRISPR-associated protein Csx3 gives rise to the protein MSTYKIELKDGILRINFGEPAQNDQIVKDAAARLEEMAQSGELAGGQLLKINGPVSIPVAFVLAHKLAHIYGAIAFFDPKLGKYVVSITHNPAYKLGDLLD
- a CDS encoding RAMP superfamily CRISPR-associated protein, with amino-acid sequence MIVYKLKIKLLSDTTFGRGDGVAGLVDQEVEHDAYGFPYLRGRTLKGLLSEECDNLIAVLPENSRQHWEQVACHLFGKPGSILNTNSYMHIGDACLPEDLRKVIAYQMKTDNNLTKVEILESLTTIRCQTAIDMKTGTPDRKSLRSSRVILRELKFTAHLSFDVQPNDDALTLLSVGTLALRRVGSGRNRGRGHVQCQLFDYTNQEIIDNFIQHFI
- a CDS encoding Cas10/Cmr2 second palm domain-containing protein, with the translated sequence MSKYIVTILDSTGIQSYIFTSNRLRENIGASYLVEQATGNWVKDKLEELGVPKHRQNEPITNSGLIAELVYAGGGNAMLLFKSMEDAKRFTRHLSRHILEYAPGINLVAAHKEFDWNELLYDVVQNLMDNELEQQKRARVPSVPLLGLGITASCNSTQLVAVNTSADYIQADEEDIYLISSQTQAKLKAVSSKHGEPANKALKKYFGDILIEKNLQFPYRMDHLGRSQHESSYYAVIHADGNSMGKRFEACGEEGKKCNPQDPNRGYIDCMRNLSKTVKKAGLSAMQTVVQTLANSIENGELMGKFSIKDNYLPFRPLVYGGDDVTFVCDGRLGLELAAIYLEAFQEQKVADFKVLTACAGVCIVKSHYPFARAYEMSEALCSNAKKFLRKQEDKEFSAIDWHIASSGLFGSVGDIRQREYQVAEGDLTMRPVMMQNETNQWRTWSNFRNLVKNFNEDKEWKGRRNKVIGLREKLRDGQEATRQFLKAYRIDTLPPVKEVSDEIQTSGWVSDSDSENELLRCGYFDAIEAMEFYFPLNKGESGDCLQTEN
- a CDS encoding Card1-like endonuclease domain-containing protein yields the protein MFTHSTKEQKKCIEEGLKNQNHIKVNIVPIDLVKYESNAYHICDRVQKKVPKNDSVGLNYTGGTKAMAVHAYRAIYEKRPDAFFSYLDPRSLKICIDRENNQPLEFDVPLELSLKELFKLHNNNYWLDHKPPLFQAFLPDTIAENFVEIYSNINLAESWKKWLKEELHSLTKKGEFWKREEDLKQIQTRGITIKYLPPKIRDILRTDLYASTDELRLDITQKRGFSSLTQVCEWLDGTWLESYVLQQIKKIEYDFNIKQSGMSFYIKDPEYKRINKITWEDEPRFEFDVAFIIGYQLFAISCTTSKSHKLCKQKLFEAHLRARQLGGDEARTALVCCSDTPGYIEDEIKFSIRDKKIRVFGREDLANLAGGIETWIKLNNQKVGG